The segment tgggcaaaagtctaccgcaaagatttatggtatcttagagtttgttagagataagagttttgtccgttatggacatgttgtgtaattctcgggtataaatagacctcgagccccatgtaatcaaattaacacacgttcaatacaatctcggcacatcgccaccctttttgctttcgttttatttcgacgagtttttgcttttgggttgagctgcatcggtttcgatcttcaacaagaggtaaaacttgttatggcggcttgtgttctcgggattagtgcttccatctttatgatactctaatcttgtttatgtaattcgccgagttatcatatatcttacataatctttggcaatattgctatttaacctacaatcggctaacatctgtctgTAGAGGAcaaccgattaggttagatatcgatgttgacttagattaccTAAGGTACCTATctctctatgaaacttccaatggcttgattgtctagatattgtctttcttttcatacttatagctgtatcagttgtttgatcttatgagtcgtgattagaatctcaatctctagcctgcttcttggttgccgattagggtagtattggggttttagccgatcttacctagtttaactacttttatcctatatgctttattgacatgttaaatctgcccttatgttaagatcttgccgcatttaagtatattaggttCTTTGTTTGGTATATCCTATTTgatttgatatcttaatatagagtggtatcggagtattagccgatacatgctagatctatctgatcggctatgctatgaacatatatagtctcattgttagtatatatttcgatctaagtgatttatactgtctcggcatggcgaccgatctatcccaatcacttgatttaagtatatatcgacataaggattatatatcgttaatatctacagccgatcgagtagatttagttatTTCTTAAcgattgccgatcgatgcatatatgacatcggctcaaagataaatgatatgtcatcggcacttagccgatcggctatcgtttatgagtttaaccgcggttttttttgtctttgttcttgttgattgcaggatcaaaacAACTGGCACGCttgcatacccgaaggcgagttttggacctgcattggatttaagcagatctcccaggtctcgtgtttttcatcaacacctTCATAGCATGTCTTATTCCCCATCCTTTCACGGCTAGCTCCCTCCGTGTCATCCTTCATCACGGGTTTCGTCCATAGCAACCTGCATCACTAGCTATGCCGGTCTCTACCCTGGCGTCGTCCATCGCATCCTCCGCAAGTGACATTTGCAATGGCCTCCATTCGTAGGCACTGTCCCCATCTCGCTTTGTTGGCATTCTCCGCACCTCCTTCATTTTTGTTCTTGTGTGCGGTTAGTTCGGTCCTTCATCCGCAAGGTAGTTCGATTTGGTTTTTTTACCACTTGTTAATTCGACtgtcatattttaaaaaaaataatgttttaaaatgatttgatttgattactCTCTTTGTTcacaaaaatataatcatttctcTGAGCTTGTAGCAGAGATTAAGTTCAAGGTGAAACTACTTTGGTATCCTTGAAAGTTTTTTTGGACCCACAAAGATCGTGCTaccgataaaaaaaagtaaatgtaAGATATCATAACAGAATTTGGATAAATTTTATATGCCAGAAATGTTTGTATCGGTTGGACAGTGGGAGTACCAAGGTAGTAGCTCTACTACATGAACATGAGCTAGATAGCCTTTTCTCTTGGTTTTAGTGAAAAAGATGAATTATCTAACCTGGTCTGATGGAGATGGCCATCTTTCGGGCCTGCCGACCCCAACAACGTACATATCGAATGAtccatggatggatcgatcaaaAGGACTCGTTGACAAGAACGTTTCAAAGACCCTTTTTATCGggccaagaagaagaaatgtCGCGGCGTGTGCCAAATATGCATGCGTGCGTACCCAAACTTTGTTCTCTGCAAGCTAGTCGGTCAACAGGCAGGCCGCAGGCGTAACCAAAGGAGTCGCTACCTTTCTACTAGTTTCTACACGATAGATCGATGTAGCGTCACAATAATGCCCACACACTTTTCAGCAGTAATATTCTTCTTCATTTTCCGTATTTTAGTATTTGAAATTTTTGCCTCAAGACTCTGGTGAGAATTGGAAATGTGAAAGAACCAATCCTCACTTAATTCCAATGCATCGCATGACAAACTACGACTCTGGACATTGTTTAATACTCCTTTGGACCGAGGAGTTTACTAAAATTTCACCAGAATCAatccatttcttttctttttctatcagaGCTCCATTTGAACACATGAAAAATAGTGAAATTTCAAAGGATAtaagggctggtttggtttcaGGCCTAAATTAGACTTACCAATATTTagtaatttcaatagtgtttagtgtctatttggtttgaagccaaattttggcatgcctaagaaaaataggccatttcaatagtgaacttagactattttggcttcaatccaaacacaactttaccttaccaaaattagtcatatcaaaacttgccaaaatttgacattgacaaaatttggtaaggtctATTTAGATCACAAACCAAACTAACCCTAAATCTCATTAGAAAAATTCTTATAAGGCTCTTTGGAACGAATGATTGGGTCTCTGGATTCCTTTGAAGTTCATATGGATCGTATGTTTGTTTTTGTCGGAACCTACCTCTCTCTTTTAAATCACGTGTGTTTTCATGTGCTTCATCCAAACTATTCCACAGTTTTCtatatatttctatttattttggATTTAAGGTGTCATGATATTTTAATTCTATGTTCCTAGCAGTCCCCCAAATGTTTGAGGAGAAAAATGTGAAATGTTTAGGCCCTTTAAATCATAGGGTTGAAAAACAGAGTAATATGAAAAACATATAATTCTGACAGAAATACGAGTGTAAAACAGAAAAAtgcaaaacacagaaataaTCGTTTAATTGGACCGCATGAAAAAACGCATGAATCGGATAAAAGAGATATAGTCAAAgggaattttccaagaggtttaaGATCTCGCTAAGTTTCCTTTGAAATCGACATATAACAAGTCATTCCATATGATTTAGAAAGCTTCAGTTCTTTAGATCAAATGGcaaaataggaaaattttctagaatttaaatcatatgaaattcctatgtaaATCctttaggccccctttgattcgtAGGAAAAGTATAGGAAATTTGAAGtatttcaatcctatggaaaaaattcctatgaaaatctttgaaacaaaggattgaatcctatactatcctttaaaattcctatggaatggctaaTCCTATagatattttggaggaaagttagcaagaggtccaacctcttggaaaaattcctttgagtctatctctctcatccgatttctgcgtttttcctatggtccaatcaaacagtcattcctttgttttttctggATTTTCCACTCCTCTGTTTTACAACTACATTCttatcagaatcctatgttttttctatttctccgtTTTTCTATTCCTATGATTAAAGGGGCGCTTAATTGAGAGGTCCCTTATACTCCATCCTACTTATGATCCACAATTGATTTTTGGAGGTCTGTTTTCAGTTTTTAACTGTAGTGTGAAACTTGTAGACAGTACACATGATATTGACAAAGGCATTATTACATGCTAAGTGTGAACATTACAACAGGGACAAACATCGGTACGAGTAATCTACCATGGGAAAggtgaaaaagaaaacgaaaaagaaaggATACACGGAGCCCAAGGGTTCAATGACACGCTGGTAGCAGTCCAGTCCAGTAGACAGCATGCCGTTGCGTTGCCTCTCTTCCCCCATAAATTACCCCCTCAATGCTCGTGATATGCTCCTGCTAACCTCTCCTTCTTGGTCTCCTCCTCTCGGCCTCTTCCTCTTTACTCCCCCTTCGCGCCATCGCCTCGCTTGCGCCGCGCCAAATTCCATAAAAATTCCAGCCAACACAAGCGTTAGGCCTCCCGCGCACGCCCGTCCGCTCGCCATGCCCACGGCCTCTTCCCCTTGGCGTTTGTAGATgggctcctcctccctcctcctcttcctccccctccgccacccACTCCTCTTATTCCTCCTCTCATGCCATCACCTCCTtgctgcctcctctcccctccgaccaccatctcctcctctaccTAGACCACCAAGAACaacaccacctcgccgccgccatggtccgCAAGCGCCCCGCCTCCGACATGGacctgccaccgccgcgccgccatgtcACCGGCGACCTGTCCGATgtcacggccgccgcggcgggcgcgccGACGTTGTCTGCCAGCGCGCAGCTCCCCGCGCTGCCCACGCAGCTCCCGGCGTTCCACCACACGGACATGGACCTCGCCGCGcccgtgccgccggcgccgcagcagGTGGCGGCGGGTGAGGGTGGGCCGCCCAGCACGGCTTGGGTGGATGGCATCATCCGTGACATCATcgccagcagcggcgccgcggtCTCCGTCGCGCAGCTCATCCACAACGTGCGTGAGATCATCCGGCCATGTAACCCCGACCTCGCGTCCATCctcgagctccgcctccgctcTCTCCTCAACTCcgaccccgcgccgccgccgccgccgccgccgtcgcatcctgctctcctccctcccgacgccacggcgccaccgccaccacccacGTCGGTCGCCGCgctccctccccctccgccagCGCAGCCCGACAAGCGGCGTCGCGAGCCTCAGTGTCAGGAGCAGGAGCCCAACCAGCCGCAGTCGCCGAAGCCCCCCACCGCGGaggaaaccgccgccgccgccgcggccgccgcagcggcggctgccgcggccgccAAGGAGCGtaaggaggagcagcggcggaaGCAGCGCGACGAGGAGGGCCTCCACTTGCTGACGCTGCTGCTCCAGTGCGCGGAGTCGGTGAACGCGGACAACCTGGACGAGGCGCACCGCGCGCTGCTGGAGATCGCGGAGCTCGCCACGCCGTTCGGCACCTCGACGCAGCGCGTGGCGGCCTACTTCGCGGAGGCCATGTCGGCGCGGCTGGTGAGCTCGTGCCTGGGGCTGTACGCGCCGCTCCCGAGCCCGTCCCCGGCGGGCGCGCGGGTCCacgggcgcgtggcggcggcgttccaGGTGTTCAACGGGATCAGCCCGTTCGTGAAGTTCTCGCACTTCACGGCGAACCAGGCGATCCAGGAGGCGttcgagagggaggagagggtgcACATCATCGACCTGGACATCATGCAGGGGCTCCAATGGCCGGGGCTGTTCCACATCCTGGCGTCGAGGCCGGGGGGGCCGCCGAGGGTGAGGCTGACCGGGCTGGGGGCGTCCATGGAGGCGCTGGAGGCGACGGGGAAGAGGCTGTCGGACTTCGCGGACACGCTGGGATTGCCGTTCGAGTTCTGCCCGGTGGCTGACAAGGCCGGGAATCTGGACCCGGAGAAGCTGGGCGTCACGCGCCGCGAGGCCGTCGCCGTCCACTGGCTGCGCCACTCCCTCTACGATGTCACCGGCTCCGACTCCAACACGCTCTGGCTCATCCAGAGGTACTACACTACTTCTTTCTTCCCTTGTCAACTCGGGACCCCCCGGAATCATGGCTACTTTACACCCTATACTTCTCATTGACATTGTGACCTAGTAGTATACTCTATCTATGCATCATCATATCAGTGGTTAGTAGTACTAGCCCTAGATCACCATAGGATGATTAAGGAGGAGTAAAAAAAGATTTGCGTTTTGGTGCCCTAAAAGTATGTCATTATGGCCAACTTTTTAGGCTTAGAAAGGTTGCAACTTTCTAGTGGTTCTGTGGTATCAAGCTTCTCCATG is part of the Oryza glaberrima chromosome 12, OglaRS2, whole genome shotgun sequence genome and harbors:
- the LOC127757584 gene encoding LOW QUALITY PROTEIN: protein SCARECROW 2-like (The sequence of the model RefSeq protein was modified relative to this genomic sequence to represent the inferred CDS: inserted 2 bases in 1 codon) encodes the protein MGSSSLLLFXSPSATHSSYSSSHAITSLLPPLPSDHHLLLYLDHQEQHHLAAAMVRKRPASDMDLPPPRRHVTGDLSDVTAAAAGAPTLSASAQLPALPTQLPAFHHTDMDLAAPVPPAPQQVAAGEGGPPSTAWVDGIIRDIIASSGAAVSVAQLIHNVREIIRPCNPDLASILELRLRSLLNSDPAPPPPPPPSHPALLPPDATAPPPPPTSVAALPPPPPAQPDKRRREPQCQEQEPNQPQSPKPPTAEETAAAAAAAAAAAAAAAKERKEEQRRKQRDEEGLHLLTLLLQCAESVNADNLDEAHRALLEIAELATPFGTSTQRVAAYFAEAMSARLVSSCLGLYAPLPSPSPAGARVHGRVAAAFQVFNGISPFVKFSHFTANQAIQEAFEREERVHIIDLDIMQGLQWPGLFHILASRPGGPPRVRLTGLGASMEALEATGKRLSDFADTLGLPFEFCPVADKAGNLDPEKLGVTRREAVAVHWLRHSLYDVTGSDSNTLWLIQRLAPKVVTMVEQDLSHSGSFLARFVEAIHYYSALFDSLDASYSEDSPERHVVEQQLLSREIRNVLAVGGPARTGDVKFGSWREKLAQSGFRVSSLAGSAAAQAALLLGMFPSDGYTLIEENGALKLGWKDLCLLTASAWRPIQASGR